The following coding sequences are from one Shewanella eurypsychrophilus window:
- a CDS encoding coproporphyrinogen III oxidase family protein yields MMNSLSKTRLYLATDSLDWMINRSIKQSLSLQDAVPISAGTGCVPSKPIETLYIHIPFCHTLCRFCSFHKVKFQETLAREYFQALRLEIREIIARGYRFNRVYIGGGTTTILEDELIKTIELIKSLTTIREVSCESDPIYFSEGNPELLKGLVDRMSIGVQSFDDAILKSTGRFEKFGSGKQQADYVSRAIELFPTVNVDMMYGFKVQTAESVHEDLLQTMALNPDQITTYPLTIGIGKNRKKAGCLAGDPHELWPQFLAVKQALTERYVMEFPWTFSRNFGQPVQNKYVLDGEDCLGVGSGAFGRFGEQFRISSFDIADYIRLIDRVKTATCYTKSLESKSLIQHHLMIMMGHGHLDNQVFKAHTGHSLWRALPLEMSFLLASGAIVKRGDNYQTTEQGQFIALKMFVGFLSGMDYLREQARELPLTSI; encoded by the coding sequence CCACAGATAGTCTGGATTGGATGATAAACCGCAGTATTAAACAATCTCTGTCACTGCAAGATGCTGTGCCAATATCTGCAGGGACTGGTTGCGTGCCAAGCAAGCCCATAGAAACCTTATATATTCATATTCCCTTCTGCCACACCTTGTGCCGGTTCTGCTCATTTCATAAGGTTAAGTTTCAAGAAACCTTGGCTAGAGAGTATTTTCAGGCGTTGAGGCTGGAGATACGTGAGATCATAGCCAGAGGTTATCGATTTAATCGTGTGTATATCGGCGGTGGAACCACTACGATCCTCGAAGATGAGCTGATTAAGACCATAGAGCTTATCAAGAGCCTGACGACAATCCGCGAAGTCTCTTGTGAAAGTGACCCCATCTATTTCAGTGAGGGAAATCCAGAGTTACTGAAAGGCTTAGTGGATCGTATGTCTATCGGAGTACAAAGCTTCGATGATGCCATACTCAAAAGCACGGGTAGATTTGAGAAATTTGGTTCAGGTAAGCAGCAGGCGGATTATGTCAGTCGTGCCATCGAGCTGTTCCCAACCGTCAATGTCGACATGATGTACGGCTTTAAGGTGCAGACTGCAGAGTCTGTTCACGAAGATCTACTACAGACCATGGCGCTTAACCCCGATCAAATAACCACCTACCCTTTGACTATTGGTATCGGTAAGAACCGTAAAAAGGCCGGATGTTTGGCAGGAGATCCCCATGAGTTATGGCCTCAATTTCTAGCCGTTAAGCAGGCATTGACTGAACGCTATGTGATGGAATTTCCCTGGACTTTCAGTCGTAACTTTGGTCAACCAGTACAAAATAAGTATGTACTCGACGGCGAAGATTGTCTCGGTGTTGGCTCTGGTGCCTTTGGTCGATTTGGTGAGCAGTTTCGCATTTCAAGCTTCGACATTGCTGATTACATTAGACTTATCGACCGCGTAAAAACCGCGACTTGTTATACTAAGTCCCTAGAGAGTAAGTCATTAATTCAGCATCATTTAATGATTATGATGGGGCACGGACATTTGGATAATCAGGTGTTTAAGGCACATACAGGACATTCTCTGTGGCGGGCCTTGCCGCTGGAGATGAGTTTTCTGCTAGCATCCGGGGCGATTGTAAAACGGGGAGATAACTACCAGACTACAGAGCAAGGACAATTTATAGCCCTGAAGATGTTTGTCGGCTTCCTGAGTGGCATGGATTATCTCAGAGAACAGGCGAGAGAATTACCACTGACGAGTATTTAG
- the thrS gene encoding threonine--tRNA ligase — MLVSTEATEINKMKNEHRKIGSELELFSLSDYASGMVSWYPKGYAIYRKVEAYLREIQEQYHYREIRSPIMANSQLWAKSGHLEKFKDDMFLLQSDGQEQALKPMNCPFHIEMFNQLCQSYRQLPLRLSEFGLCHRNEASGALNGLLRLRSFNQDDGHVFCREQQIQSELISFVEMLYRVYGKFGFDADSIEVSISLRASNKAGSEDAWDRAEQYLQDGLKQLNIPFELQPNEGAFYAPKVEFALKDSLGRKWQCGTFQLDFVLAQRMDATFINEEGQAEYPVILHRAVLGSLERFIAILLEHYQGKLPLWLNPNAISVLPISDSHIAQADIVYDRLKNLGYQVYIDKSQDSVGYKLRQHFKQKGLYCLIIGDEEIEQGKVTVRQKKSNAKMSLQDFIDSLEAA, encoded by the coding sequence ATGTTGGTCTCCACTGAAGCAACGGAGATAAACAAGATGAAAAACGAACACAGAAAAATAGGCAGTGAACTTGAGCTATTTAGCCTCTCGGACTATGCGTCCGGCATGGTGTCTTGGTATCCTAAGGGCTATGCAATCTATCGTAAGGTAGAGGCCTACCTCAGAGAGATTCAAGAGCAATATCATTACCGCGAGATCCGCAGCCCCATTATGGCCAACAGCCAGTTATGGGCTAAGTCCGGCCATCTGGAAAAGTTCAAAGACGACATGTTCCTGCTGCAAAGTGACGGGCAAGAGCAGGCACTCAAGCCAATGAATTGCCCCTTTCACATCGAGATGTTCAATCAGCTGTGTCAGTCTTATCGACAGCTGCCCCTAAGGCTTTCTGAATTTGGTCTGTGTCATCGCAATGAGGCATCCGGGGCGCTAAATGGTCTGTTAAGACTGAGGAGTTTTAATCAAGATGACGGCCATGTATTTTGCCGTGAACAGCAGATCCAATCTGAGCTGATCTCCTTTGTCGAGATGCTTTACCGAGTCTATGGCAAATTCGGTTTCGATGCTGATAGCATAGAAGTCAGCATCTCACTGCGCGCTAGCAATAAGGCTGGCAGCGAAGATGCCTGGGACCGCGCCGAACAATACCTGCAAGATGGCCTCAAGCAGCTCAATATCCCCTTCGAACTCCAGCCCAATGAAGGTGCCTTCTACGCCCCTAAGGTCGAATTCGCCCTAAAAGACTCTCTGGGACGAAAATGGCAATGTGGCACTTTCCAATTAGATTTTGTACTGGCCCAAAGGATGGATGCGACTTTTATTAACGAAGAAGGACAAGCTGAGTATCCGGTCATACTCCACAGGGCCGTGCTTGGCTCATTGGAGCGATTTATTGCCATCTTACTCGAGCATTATCAGGGCAAGCTGCCTCTGTGGTTAAACCCTAATGCCATTTCGGTATTGCCTATCTCCGATAGCCATATTGCTCAAGCAGATATTGTCTATGACAGGCTTAAAAACTTAGGCTATCAAGTCTACATAGATAAGAGCCAAGACTCAGTGGGTTATAAATTAAGGCAACATTTCAAACAAAAAGGCCTCTATTGCCTCATCATAGGCGATGAAGAGATAGAACAAGGTAAGGTCACAGTCAGGCAGAAGAAATCTAATGCCAAGATGAGTCTGCAAGACTTCATCGACAGTTTGGAGGCCGCCTAG
- the ompV gene encoding outer membrane protein OmpV, with amino-acid sequence MKKLCLIISVTLMSSHAMAESDTYIRNGNIYSHQGQFFAGAGVATGSEFYKDQDHKTGVYLNGGYHGEDFNIDLTGVNYRFFGDNDSLVNFSAFLVANPGFDSDDADILTGMKDRKVSGDLGLNADIHLGKGTLSTKFQHDVTGVYKGYQADVTYYHPMDLGFANIVPYAGVHYFSKDYVNYYTGVSSSEVTPQRTAYQSSGSLAYSVGYAMVIPVTKHLDITQATGYSHLASNMADSPLVDSSNQWVTTLGVSYSF; translated from the coding sequence ATGAAAAAGTTATGCTTAATTATCTCAGTAACCTTGATGTCCAGCCACGCCATGGCTGAAAGTGATACCTATATTCGTAACGGTAACATCTACAGCCATCAGGGCCAATTTTTCGCAGGTGCCGGCGTTGCTACTGGCAGCGAGTTCTATAAAGATCAGGACCACAAGACTGGTGTCTACCTGAACGGAGGCTACCACGGTGAAGACTTCAACATAGATTTGACCGGTGTTAACTACCGTTTTTTCGGCGACAACGACAGTCTAGTCAATTTCAGCGCCTTTTTGGTTGCAAATCCTGGTTTCGACTCCGACGATGCCGATATTTTAACTGGTATGAAAGATCGCAAAGTAAGTGGTGATCTGGGGTTAAACGCCGATATCCATCTAGGAAAAGGCACTTTATCGACTAAGTTTCAACACGATGTCACCGGTGTTTATAAAGGTTATCAAGCTGATGTGACCTATTATCACCCAATGGATCTGGGTTTCGCCAATATCGTACCTTACGCTGGTGTGCATTACTTTAGCAAAGACTACGTAAACTATTACACAGGCGTATCTAGCTCGGAAGTTACCCCACAGCGCACGGCTTATCAGAGCAGTGGTAGCTTAGCCTACAGTGTGGGTTATGCCATGGTCATCCCAGTCACGAAGCACTTGGACATCACCCAAGCTACCGGATACTCGCATCTAGCATCCAACATGGCTGACTCTCCTTTAGTGGACAGCAGTAACCAATGGGTAACTACGCTAGGCGTGAGCTACAGTTTCTAA